A part of Pirellulales bacterium genomic DNA contains:
- a CDS encoding NADP-dependent oxidoreductase, with amino-acid sequence MKAFVLAHYGGPKGMQFREVPRPQPQPGEVLVRVHSAGLNPVDYKFRQGMLWPIYRPKLPVVMGNELAGTVVELGAGARRFALGERIFVRGHKAELGALAEFATAPEELAAKVPEQLDFDAAGGVPLAGLTALQVLRDELHVQPGMRLLITGGTGGVGMFAIQLAKWMGAEVSVTCSAAGRVLAESLGADRVIDYQHEPIEQAVHNVDGVFDLVGHATLKHCFGVVKPGGKIVSIAGTPEPTTAQRDLESRFGLQALFWVASFRLRRLARQHGAQYRYYFMHGSGSDLTELAGLIAAGKLRVVVDRIFPFDQIADAFAYLEQGHAKGKVIVRMEDGAVSD; translated from the coding sequence ATGAAAGCATTTGTACTGGCACATTACGGCGGACCGAAGGGGATGCAGTTTCGCGAAGTGCCGCGCCCGCAGCCGCAACCGGGCGAAGTGCTGGTGCGCGTGCATTCGGCGGGCTTGAACCCGGTCGATTATAAATTCCGCCAGGGAATGTTGTGGCCGATCTATCGACCGAAGCTGCCGGTGGTGATGGGCAACGAATTGGCCGGCACAGTCGTGGAACTGGGCGCAGGAGCGCGGCGGTTTGCCCTGGGCGAGCGGATTTTTGTGCGCGGCCATAAAGCGGAGCTGGGTGCGTTAGCAGAGTTTGCCACGGCGCCGGAAGAGTTGGCGGCGAAAGTGCCGGAGCAGCTCGATTTTGATGCAGCCGGCGGAGTGCCGCTGGCGGGTCTGACTGCTTTGCAAGTGCTGCGCGACGAACTGCACGTGCAGCCGGGAATGCGGCTCTTAATAACCGGCGGCACCGGCGGCGTGGGAATGTTTGCCATTCAATTGGCGAAATGGATGGGAGCGGAGGTCAGCGTCACCTGCTCCGCCGCGGGACGCGTGCTGGCGGAATCGCTGGGGGCCGACCGGGTGATCGATTATCAGCACGAGCCGATCGAGCAGGCGGTGCACAATGTTGACGGCGTTTTTGATTTGGTCGGCCACGCGACGCTCAAGCACTGTTTTGGCGTGGTGAAGCCGGGCGGAAAAATTGTCTCGATTGCCGGCACGCCGGAACCGACGACCGCCCAGCGCGACCTTGAGTCCCGGTTCGGTTTGCAAGCGCTGTTTTGGGTCGCAAGTTTTCGCTTGCGGCGACTGGCGCGACAGCACGGCGCGCAGTATCGCTATTACTTCATGCACGGCAGCGGAAGCGATTTAACCGAACTGGCCGGGCTCATCGCTGCCGGCAAGCTGCGCGTGGTGGTCGATCGCATATTCCCCTTCGACCAAATCGCCGACGCCTTTGCCTATTTGGAGCAAGG
- a CDS encoding PEP-CTERM sorting domain-containing protein: MKSNLQALMVVAVIATAQFIPACARGASLYVTLQNPGEVVAVDEATGNLTPVITSGLNFPRGIAVNNANGDFFVADYTNIENNPGSPDVLTIDHYSSGGALLNSFPAGPALGFGGSLAFGPNGNVYVAGVTVADNGGLAGGQIREYTPGGIFVAESVSDANNIPFQMTFDSAGNLFENDAADGKIFKFAGANLLSPSVFTTTPGHSPDGIAVASDGTVFVGFYLGGTNVYDSLGTLTGQPTPSVGGEADVLGSDGFLYALSPQSIYRLNGTTGQWQAPFSPINNSGVPAAEWMAEFNPVPEPASLALLGLGGLALLGLARRARVVA, from the coding sequence ATGAAATCCAACCTGCAGGCGCTGATGGTCGTGGCGGTAATTGCAACGGCTCAATTTATTCCGGCGTGCGCGCGGGGCGCAAGTTTGTATGTAACGCTGCAAAACCCGGGCGAGGTTGTCGCGGTCGATGAGGCCACGGGAAATTTAACGCCGGTGATTACCAGCGGATTGAACTTTCCGCGCGGCATTGCCGTGAATAATGCCAACGGCGATTTTTTTGTGGCCGATTACACGAATATCGAGAATAACCCCGGCTCGCCTGACGTGCTGACAATCGATCATTATTCCTCGGGGGGCGCGCTGCTGAATTCGTTTCCCGCCGGACCGGCTTTGGGATTTGGCGGATCTCTGGCATTTGGCCCTAACGGAAACGTGTATGTAGCGGGCGTTACCGTTGCTGACAACGGCGGTTTGGCTGGAGGCCAAATTCGAGAGTATACGCCCGGGGGGATTTTCGTGGCAGAGTCGGTAAGCGATGCGAATAACATCCCGTTTCAAATGACGTTCGACTCAGCCGGCAACTTATTTGAGAATGATGCAGCGGATGGCAAAATATTCAAGTTTGCGGGTGCGAATTTGCTTTCGCCCAGCGTGTTTACAACTACGCCCGGACATTCGCCGGACGGCATTGCCGTGGCCAGCGACGGCACCGTTTTTGTTGGCTTCTACCTGGGGGGCACCAATGTGTATGACTCTTTGGGAACGTTGACTGGCCAACCGACGCCGAGCGTTGGCGGAGAGGCCGACGTGCTGGGCAGCGACGGCTTTTTGTATGCGTTGAGTCCGCAATCGATTTACCGGTTGAACGGCACGACGGGACAATGGCAGGCCCCCTTTTCTCCCATAAACAATTCTGGCGTGCCCGCCGCCGAATGGATGGCGGAGTTTAACCCGGTGCCGGAGCCGGCGAGTTTGGCACTGCTGGGCCTGGGCGGTTTAGCGCTGCTTGGGTTGGCACGCCGAGCGCGCGTCGTCGCCTAA
- a CDS encoding UPF0175 family protein: MATVSFNLPESIEQQLRAQLGDLSAAAKEAALVELYRQGQLTQHQVATALGITRLEVDGVLKRHNVTEDLITPAEFEAQMATLRKLLDK; this comes from the coding sequence ATGGCCACCGTTAGTTTTAACCTGCCCGAAAGCATCGAGCAACAGCTTCGCGCCCAGCTTGGCGATCTTTCTGCCGCTGCCAAGGAAGCGGCGCTGGTGGAACTGTACCGCCAGGGCCAACTCACTCAGCACCAAGTCGCCACCGCCCTTGGCATTACGCGCCTGGAAGTCGACGGTGTGCTCAAGCGGCACAACGTTACGGAAGACCTGATCACTCCCGCTGAATTCGAAGCGCAAATGGCGACGCTGCGGAAGCTGCTCGACAAATGA
- a CDS encoding PH domain-containing protein produces MEIKCPYCGKLFNAPPEDAGRMAACTACHGRFQIPAPVAELADPALARQPENQGAPVLDPAPAATATGEVVTAGPGIGALPTGAAGVGGERQVWQANPSQWIGFKVYAWCFLFAAVLIAAGVLVHPWFFAGLVLPVLFAFSSLVRIKSIHYSLTTQRLKITAGLVSRRVVEIELFRIRDLSVEQTFLQRMAGIGHVQAISSDKDAQAIHLVGVRHPQDVKEQLRTFVMESRRTTGTRDIDLTNTVS; encoded by the coding sequence ATGGAAATCAAATGCCCCTACTGCGGAAAGCTATTTAACGCTCCGCCGGAAGATGCCGGCCGGATGGCGGCGTGCACCGCTTGCCATGGCCGGTTCCAAATTCCGGCGCCGGTGGCGGAACTTGCTGATCCGGCGCTGGCGCGGCAGCCGGAAAACCAGGGTGCGCCGGTTCTCGATCCCGCGCCGGCCGCTACTGCAACTGGCGAAGTGGTAACCGCCGGCCCAGGAATTGGCGCTTTGCCAACCGGCGCCGCGGGAGTTGGCGGGGAGCGCCAAGTATGGCAAGCAAATCCATCGCAATGGATCGGCTTCAAAGTTTATGCCTGGTGCTTTTTGTTCGCTGCCGTGCTGATCGCTGCGGGAGTGCTGGTACATCCTTGGTTTTTTGCCGGGCTGGTGTTGCCGGTGCTGTTCGCATTCTCGTCGCTCGTTCGCATCAAATCGATTCATTACAGCCTGACTACGCAGCGTTTGAAAATTACCGCCGGACTGGTCAGCCGCAGAGTGGTGGAAATCGAGCTGTTTCGCATTCGCGATTTATCGGTCGAGCAAACTTTTTTGCAGCGCATGGCCGGCATCGGCCACGTGCAAGCCATTTCCAGCGACAAAGATGCCCAGGCCATTCATTTGGTCGGCGTCCGTCATCCGCAAGACGTGAAAGAGCAATTGCGGACCTTCGTCATGGAATCGCGCCGGACGACCGGCACCCGCGACATCGATCTGACGAACACGGTCAGCTAG
- the pdxA gene encoding 4-hydroxythreonine-4-phosphate dehydrogenase PdxA, producing the protein MPKPLLAITQGDPTGVGPEIIVGAWAQPALHERSRAVVVGHPGIIQRAVDLLGTGAHIVSDSWEVLSKVIKSSPKVIPCLSCGSDEVLHARPATIDPRGGQAAYDALVTAAKLALAGELQGIVTAPLHKAALWRAGHHYPGHTELLAELCGASDFAMMLYLPWPPAHGLGVVHVTLHMALADVFRNLSTEAILTKALLLDRTMTALIGRQPRIGVCALNPHAGEEGLFGDEELRLIAPAVEQAKRARLTIDGPFPADTLMTRARDGQFDGVVAMYHDQGHIAIKLLGMHRAVNITLGLPIVRTSVAHGTAFDLAWQGRAETHGLVEAVRVAASLAQGRGADTGFHSEHQTGLHDLNRSR; encoded by the coding sequence ATGCCCAAACCCCTGTTGGCCATTACCCAAGGTGATCCTACCGGCGTGGGACCGGAAATCATTGTCGGCGCTTGGGCTCAGCCGGCCCTGCACGAACGCAGTCGCGCTGTGGTCGTGGGACATCCTGGAATTATACAACGAGCTGTCGATTTGTTGGGAACGGGAGCCCATATAGTGAGTGATTCGTGGGAGGTACTGAGTAAGGTAATCAAATCGTCTCCTAAGGTCATTCCTTGTTTGTCCTGCGGCAGCGACGAGGTCTTGCATGCGCGGCCTGCAACCATTGATCCGCGCGGCGGGCAAGCCGCTTATGACGCCCTCGTCACTGCCGCAAAATTAGCTCTCGCCGGCGAATTGCAGGGTATCGTTACCGCTCCGTTACACAAAGCGGCGCTGTGGCGGGCCGGACATCATTATCCAGGGCACACCGAATTGTTGGCGGAGCTATGCGGCGCAAGCGACTTCGCAATGATGTTGTACTTGCCTTGGCCCCCCGCACATGGCCTGGGAGTGGTTCACGTCACTTTGCATATGGCCTTGGCAGACGTATTTCGGAATCTTTCGACCGAAGCCATTTTAACCAAAGCCCTGCTGTTGGATCGTACGATGACGGCGCTTATAGGCCGGCAGCCTCGAATTGGCGTGTGTGCCTTGAATCCGCACGCCGGAGAGGAAGGTCTGTTTGGCGACGAAGAGTTGCGATTGATTGCTCCGGCGGTAGAACAGGCTAAACGCGCCCGGCTGACCATTGATGGACCGTTTCCCGCCGACACGTTGATGACCAGAGCCCGCGATGGCCAGTTCGATGGCGTGGTGGCCATGTATCACGATCAGGGGCACATTGCCATTAAGCTGCTGGGCATGCACCGCGCCGTGAACATTACACTGGGTTTACCCATTGTGCGAACCAGCGTAGCCCATGGCACGGCGTTCGATTTAGCCTGGCAAGGCAGGGCTGAAACCCACGGCTTGGTCGAAGCTGTGCGCGTAGCGGCAAGTCTAGCTCAAGGGCGAGGAGCGGACACCGGTTTTCACAGCGAGCACCAGACGGGTTTACACGATCTGAATCGATCTCGTTGA
- a CDS encoding ZIP family metal transporter, with protein sequence MVALFLSVLTFFSTAMGGLFALRHRNRLYLVMGLSAGILVSAALLDLLPEALEIAQPQGAAAVERVFIFCALGFLLYYSLDFFVHLGAAGHEERHGSERHPAEPAARSPETPAAHSHQPDVGAQYVAARYGHSHGHHHPTTFGSIAALGLTVHSFLDGFAIGGGFQTSATMGWLVALAVLAHDFGDGVTTVGVVLGSKGGWRASLGWLLADAVAPVLGCTLALTIPISESLIAVLLSFFSGSFLFIGAAHLLPEAEHEGKAIWLYGAVVIGFVFVGLIRHFFQM encoded by the coding sequence ATGGTAGCGCTGTTCCTTTCGGTACTCACGTTTTTTTCCACGGCCATGGGGGGGTTGTTTGCGCTCCGCCACCGCAATCGGCTGTACCTAGTGATGGGATTGTCGGCCGGAATTTTGGTCTCCGCCGCCCTATTGGATTTGCTTCCCGAAGCGCTGGAAATTGCCCAGCCGCAGGGAGCGGCCGCCGTTGAACGAGTATTTATTTTCTGCGCGCTGGGATTTCTGCTGTATTACAGCCTCGATTTTTTTGTTCATTTGGGAGCCGCCGGTCATGAGGAGCGCCACGGCAGCGAGCGGCATCCGGCAGAGCCGGCCGCACGTTCACCCGAAACCCCGGCCGCACATTCTCACCAGCCCGATGTGGGAGCGCAGTACGTAGCCGCGCGTTATGGGCATTCGCATGGGCACCATCACCCTACAACGTTTGGATCAATTGCCGCGCTTGGCCTCACTGTGCACAGTTTTTTGGATGGCTTTGCCATTGGCGGCGGTTTTCAAACCAGCGCAACCATGGGCTGGCTGGTGGCCCTGGCCGTGCTTGCGCACGATTTTGGCGATGGCGTAACCACGGTGGGAGTGGTATTAGGTTCCAAAGGCGGCTGGCGGGCGTCGCTGGGTTGGCTGCTGGCCGATGCCGTGGCTCCTGTGCTGGGATGCACTCTGGCGCTGACAATTCCCATTTCGGAGAGTTTGATTGCCGTGCTGCTTAGTTTTTTTTCCGGCTCCTTTCTGTTCATCGGCGCCGCCCATTTACTGCCCGAGGCCGAACATGAAGGCAAAGCTATTTGGCTGTATGGCGCGGTGGTGATCGGCTTTGTGTTTGTCGGGCTCATTCGGCATTTTTTCCAAATGTAG
- the dtd gene encoding D-aminoacyl-tRNA deacylase, with translation MRACVQRVSQAQVAVAGEIAGHIEHGLLVLLGVAQGDIDEDATHLAQKIVELRIFPDDEGKMNRSLAESGGGMLVVSQFTLLGDCRKGRRPSFIEAAPPDEAERLYLRFVMAAQQQGIRVETGCFRQHMNVLLINDGPVTLLLDSRKIF, from the coding sequence ATGCGCGCATGTGTTCAACGAGTAAGTCAGGCGCAAGTGGCGGTGGCCGGCGAGATTGCCGGGCACATCGAACACGGTCTGCTGGTGCTGCTAGGGGTTGCCCAGGGCGATATCGATGAGGATGCTACACACCTGGCGCAAAAAATTGTCGAACTGCGCATCTTTCCCGACGACGAAGGAAAAATGAACCGCTCGTTGGCCGAAAGCGGCGGCGGCATGCTAGTCGTGAGCCAATTCACGCTGCTAGGCGATTGCCGCAAGGGACGTAGGCCCAGCTTCATTGAGGCCGCGCCTCCGGACGAAGCGGAACGGTTGTACCTGCGGTTTGTCATGGCGGCGCAGCAGCAAGGCATTCGCGTAGAGACTGGCTGCTTCCGGCAGCACATGAATGTCTTGCTGATCAACGACGGACCGGTCACGTTGCTATTGGATAGCCGGAAAATATTTTAA
- a CDS encoding metal-dependent hydrolase — translation MAGFKTHITTSTVLGIGGGVTAFSLYHIPAPTSILAAGLCGVSGMLPDLDSGPGRPLRESMAFAAAVVPMMMVDRFRAMGMGLESIILVGGAMYLVIRFGMAALLRHFTVHRGMFHSFPACAIAGETAFLLFGCERTDLRYFVAGAVMVGFMSHLILDEIWSIDFRRGVPHLKSSFGTAMKFWGPAMGPNVLTYLLFAGITFFAVNDPVWMSRLGSWADGQHDLAARVLNKLGLEKLQLPDSDSNSGAPPMINISNPPPANMNGMAPIGGSRR, via the coding sequence ATGGCCGGGTTCAAAACGCACATTACCACCAGCACCGTTTTGGGTATTGGCGGGGGCGTCACGGCCTTCAGCCTGTATCACATTCCTGCGCCCACCAGCATTTTGGCAGCGGGCTTGTGCGGGGTTTCGGGCATGCTCCCCGATTTGGATAGCGGTCCAGGCCGCCCGTTGCGCGAAAGCATGGCCTTCGCCGCCGCCGTCGTGCCCATGATGATGGTCGATCGATTTCGCGCGATGGGCATGGGATTGGAATCGATCATTCTGGTGGGCGGCGCCATGTACTTGGTCATTCGTTTCGGCATGGCGGCGCTGTTGCGGCATTTCACCGTGCACCGCGGAATGTTTCACAGCTTTCCTGCTTGTGCCATTGCCGGTGAGACCGCGTTTTTGTTGTTCGGCTGCGAACGAACCGATTTGCGGTACTTCGTGGCCGGCGCGGTCATGGTCGGGTTCATGTCGCATTTAATTCTGGACGAAATTTGGAGCATCGACTTTCGCCGAGGAGTGCCCCATTTGAAAAGCAGCTTTGGCACCGCCATGAAATTTTGGGGACCCGCCATGGGACCCAATGTGCTTACGTATTTGCTTTTTGCCGGCATCACGTTTTTTGCCGTGAACGATCCGGTATGGATGAGCCGCTTGGGATCATGGGCCGACGGGCAGCACGATCTGGCAGCCCGTGTGCTAAATAAACTGGGTCTGGAGAAATTGCAACTGCCCGACAGCGATTCGAACAGCGGCGCGCCCCCGATGATAAACATAAGCAACCCGCCGCCGGCAAACATGAACGGCATGGCACCGATCGGCGGCAGCCGGCGATAA
- a CDS encoding CvpA family protein, which yields MDWYDIAMLCVLGLATLMGAWKGMAWQLASLGSLVLSYFLALRFSAPLAPIFGSTSPWNRFVAMLVIYLATSLVVWLMFRMVARFLDRIKLRDFDHHVGAMFGFVKGVLLCLAITFFALGLSDTLRDHILATRSGHYMAVFLNKAEAIMPPEIHQVLDPYVNKLEQRLNPREPFQPNNLPAIGQLEEKATESLKASN from the coding sequence ATGGACTGGTACGATATTGCCATGCTGTGCGTGCTGGGCCTGGCCACGCTGATGGGCGCTTGGAAAGGCATGGCGTGGCAGCTGGCGTCACTGGGTTCCTTGGTATTGAGCTATTTCCTGGCGCTACGGTTTAGCGCGCCATTGGCGCCGATTTTCGGCTCGACCAGCCCATGGAATCGTTTTGTGGCCATGCTGGTGATTTATCTGGCTACCTCGCTGGTCGTGTGGCTGATGTTCCGCATGGTGGCTCGGTTTTTGGATCGCATTAAACTCCGCGATTTTGATCACCACGTAGGGGCCATGTTCGGGTTCGTCAAAGGCGTGCTGTTGTGCTTGGCCATCACGTTTTTTGCCCTAGGGCTTTCCGATACCCTGCGAGATCACATTTTGGCCACCCGCAGCGGTCATTATATGGCGGTGTTTTTGAACAAGGCCGAGGCGATCATGCCACCGGAAATTCACCAAGTACTCGATCCGTATGTAAACAAACTAGAGCAGCGGCTAAACCCCAGGGAACCGTTCCAGCCGAACAATTTGCCCGCCATCGGTCAGCTCGAAGAGAAAGCCACCGAGAGCCTGAAGGCAAGCAACTGA
- a CDS encoding acetyl-CoA carboxylase carboxyltransferase subunit alpha produces the protein MPTTLNRLAFEKPIYELEEKVAALEAIADKNAQHQDELRQLRREVSDLKKKIFANLDSWQTVEVARHPDRPMTTDYLALVFDEFVELHGDRTFGDDQAIRTGFAKIGQYKVLIVGQQKGKTLKERNVCNFGMPHPEGFRKAMSKMRLAAKYGLPVICLVDTPGAYPGIGAEERGISLAIAESMFLMSQLPTPIICVVIGEGSSGGALGIGLGDKVAVLEHAYYSVIGPEGCAGILWKSGEFKKDAAKALRLTARDLLKLGVIDDVIEEPIGGAHRDHHQMALRLKIYLLRGLRDLVGKPSTQLLNARYEKFRRMGVFLESGLSSTTDAAKAFHGGLGDGGKKTG, from the coding sequence ATGCCCACCACATTAAACCGATTGGCTTTTGAAAAGCCGATTTACGAGTTAGAGGAAAAAGTTGCCGCGCTGGAGGCAATCGCCGATAAAAATGCGCAGCACCAGGACGAGTTGCGCCAATTGCGGCGGGAAGTGAGCGACCTTAAAAAGAAAATCTTCGCTAACTTAGATTCATGGCAAACCGTGGAAGTGGCGCGACATCCCGATCGGCCCATGACCACCGATTATTTGGCGCTAGTATTCGACGAGTTCGTGGAGTTGCACGGCGACCGCACCTTTGGCGACGATCAGGCAATACGCACTGGATTCGCAAAAATCGGTCAGTACAAAGTGCTGATCGTCGGGCAACAAAAAGGAAAAACGCTGAAGGAGCGCAACGTTTGCAATTTCGGCATGCCGCACCCGGAAGGCTTTCGCAAAGCGATGTCCAAAATGCGTCTGGCTGCCAAGTACGGCCTGCCGGTCATTTGCCTGGTCGATACGCCGGGCGCATATCCAGGCATCGGTGCCGAAGAACGGGGAATATCCTTGGCCATCGCCGAAAGCATGTTTTTGATGTCGCAATTGCCCACACCCATTATTTGTGTGGTAATTGGCGAAGGCAGCTCCGGCGGGGCGCTGGGCATTGGTTTGGGAGATAAAGTGGCCGTGCTGGAGCATGCTTACTATTCGGTCATCGGGCCTGAAGGCTGTGCCGGCATTTTATGGAAAAGCGGCGAATTCAAAAAAGATGCGGCCAAAGCCCTGCGGTTAACCGCTCGCGATTTGCTGAAGTTGGGTGTAATCGACGACGTTATTGAAGAACCTATTGGGGGTGCCCATCGCGACCACCATCAAATGGCTCTGCGACTAAAAATCTATCTGTTGCGCGGCCTGCGCGATTTAGTTGGCAAGCCCAGTACTCAGTTGCTAAATGCCCGATATGAAAAGTTTCGCCGCATGGGCGTGTTCCTGGAATCGGGATTGTCGTCGACCACGGACGCTGCCAAAGCATTCCATGGCGGTCTCGGAGACGGCGGCAAAAAAACCGGATAA
- a CDS encoding serine/threonine-protein kinase yields the protein MELSPHTRVGRYRLLSMVGTGRSCQVWDAIDDDQGQHRALKILVGEYSGNREQVGLLKREFSVGRGLEHPHVIHVYDYQDFRGTVFLVMELFPAQNIKQFFLQVGVEGLAYYLPQIAEQSAASLGYLHSHGWIHRDVKPDNFLMNKEGTLKLIDFALAERRKGLLGKLLPSKMKIQGTRSYMSPEQIRGKRVDERSDIYGLGCMLFELIAGKPPFTGPTTQDLLTKHLRNPPPPLQSAGRDVTNDFAELIKKMLSKDPASRPKTMHDVSQTLRGMKVFNRPPSLPVIEKSK from the coding sequence GTGGAATTGTCTCCGCATACTCGGGTTGGTAGATATCGGCTGTTGTCCATGGTGGGAACCGGTCGCAGTTGCCAGGTTTGGGATGCCATTGATGACGATCAAGGCCAACATCGGGCATTGAAAATTTTGGTCGGCGAGTATTCCGGCAACCGTGAGCAAGTGGGATTGTTGAAGCGCGAGTTTTCCGTGGGGCGGGGCCTGGAGCATCCGCATGTGATCCATGTGTACGATTATCAAGATTTTCGTGGTACCGTGTTTTTGGTGATGGAATTATTTCCGGCCCAAAATATCAAGCAGTTTTTTTTGCAGGTAGGAGTCGAAGGGCTGGCTTATTACTTGCCGCAAATTGCCGAGCAATCTGCCGCTTCGTTGGGATATTTGCACTCGCATGGGTGGATTCACCGCGACGTGAAACCGGATAATTTTTTGATGAACAAGGAGGGAACCCTAAAATTAATCGACTTCGCCTTGGCCGAACGCCGAAAAGGGTTGCTCGGCAAGTTGTTGCCCAGCAAAATGAAAATACAAGGCACGCGCAGCTACATGTCTCCGGAGCAAATTCGCGGAAAGAGGGTCGACGAGCGGTCCGATATTTACGGCCTCGGCTGCATGCTGTTCGAGTTGATCGCCGGCAAACCGCCCTTTACTGGCCCCACCACCCAGGATTTGCTCACCAAACATTTGCGCAATCCGCCGCCGCCGTTACAATCGGCCGGGCGCGACGTAACGAACGATTTTGCCGAATTGATTAAAAAAATGCTATCCAAAGATCCTGCCAGTCGTCCAAAAACCATGCACGATGTATCGCAAACATTGCGGGGCATGAAAGTGTTTAACCGGCCTCCTTCGCTGCCGGTGATAGAAAAAAGCAAGTGA
- the truA gene encoding tRNA pseudouridine(38-40) synthase TruA, whose protein sequence is MLRNIKLTLAYDGTDFAGWQFQTGQRTVQNTLEQTIAKVTGQFSRVAASGRTDAGVHALAQIVSFETANVLPAEVLWRALNAELPHDMAALAVEDVPGNFHAQRDAMRKRYRYIMYDTRVRDVFRRRYAWQLYNRLDVPVVQHAAAALVGRHNFISFQSSGSERETTERTIYDLSLRRWDPPQNHVVQLEIEANGYLYNMVRNIVGTLVEIGQGRQSETWVAEVLAACDRRRAGTTAPPQGLFLVSVGY, encoded by the coding sequence GTGCTACGTAACATCAAACTCACGCTGGCTTACGACGGCACTGATTTCGCCGGGTGGCAGTTTCAAACCGGCCAGCGCACAGTGCAAAATACGCTGGAGCAGACGATCGCCAAAGTCACCGGACAGTTTTCTCGTGTGGCTGCCAGCGGCCGGACCGATGCCGGCGTGCATGCGCTCGCACAGATTGTCAGCTTCGAAACAGCCAACGTCTTACCGGCCGAAGTGCTGTGGCGGGCACTGAATGCCGAACTGCCGCACGACATGGCGGCACTTGCCGTGGAAGACGTACCAGGCAATTTTCACGCCCAGCGTGATGCCATGCGAAAGCGCTATCGCTACATCATGTACGACACCCGGGTACGTGATGTATTCCGCCGGCGGTACGCTTGGCAGTTGTACAATCGGCTCGATGTGCCTGTCGTGCAGCATGCCGCTGCGGCGCTGGTGGGCAGGCATAATTTCATCAGTTTTCAATCCAGCGGATCGGAGCGCGAAACCACGGAACGAACTATTTACGATTTATCGCTCCGCCGATGGGACCCGCCCCAGAATCATGTTGTGCAATTAGAAATCGAAGCCAATGGTTATTTATATAACATGGTCCGCAATATCGTAGGCACGCTGGTGGAGATCGGGCAGGGAAGGCAAAGCGAAACTTGGGTGGCCGAAGTTCTGGCGGCCTGCGATCGACGCCGCGCCGGTACCACGGCGCCGCCACAAGGATTGTTTCTTGTCAGTGTGGGCTATTGA
- a CDS encoding aspartate-semialdehyde dehydrogenase: MFESLAIVGATGAVGRIILQLLDERDFPAQRIKFLASGRSAGSKIKFRGQEHMVEKLQPDSFNDIDLAIGSTPDEAAKEFVPWAVERGCVVVDESGYWRMNPTVPLVIPEVNPDAALNHKGIISSPNCSTTQLVVAIKPLHDAARVKRVVISTYQAASGAGLAGCRDLENGTKAKLAGGQHNNETFAHDIAFNLIPHIGGPKHNGYTSEEMKMVLETRKIIGDESIQVCPTCVRVPVSNCHSESILVETERKLSVEDAKRLFSAFPGITVVDDLERKQYPMPKDCDGSDDVFIGRIREDISSPNGLAFWCVSDNLRKGAATNAVQIAELLVRSKALQNA; this comes from the coding sequence GTGTTTGAGTCGCTTGCCATTGTCGGAGCCACGGGAGCAGTCGGGCGGATCATTTTGCAACTGCTGGATGAGCGCGATTTTCCAGCGCAGCGAATCAAGTTTTTGGCTTCGGGCCGTTCGGCCGGCAGCAAAATTAAATTCCGCGGACAGGAACACATGGTTGAAAAGCTGCAGCCCGATTCGTTTAATGACATCGACTTGGCCATCGGTAGCACGCCTGACGAAGCGGCCAAGGAATTTGTTCCTTGGGCCGTGGAGCGCGGCTGTGTCGTGGTCGACGAAAGCGGCTATTGGCGGATGAACCCCACAGTCCCGCTGGTCATTCCGGAAGTGAATCCCGATGCGGCGCTCAATCACAAAGGAATTATTTCCAGCCCGAACTGCTCCACCACTCAATTGGTCGTGGCCATCAAACCGCTGCACGATGCGGCCCGGGTGAAGCGAGTGGTGATCAGCACGTATCAAGCGGCCAGCGGCGCGGGTTTGGCGGGTTGTCGGGATTTGGAAAACGGCACCAAAGCGAAGTTGGCCGGCGGCCAGCACAACAACGAAACCTTCGCTCACGACATTGCCTTCAATCTCATCCCGCACATCGGCGGGCCCAAGCATAATGGTTACACTTCTGAAGAAATGAAAATGGTGCTGGAGACGCGAAAAATTATCGGCGACGAATCGATTCAAGTGTGCCCTACCTGTGTACGCGTGCCGGTCAGCAATTGCCACAGCGAGAGCATTTTAGTGGAGACCGAACGGAAGCTGAGCGTGGAAGATGCCAAGCGGTTGTTTTCCGCCTTCCCAGGCATTACGGTTGTCGATGATTTGGAACGGAAGCAATACCCGATGCCCAAAGATTGCGATGGCAGCGACGATGTATTCATCGGCCGCATTCGGGAAGATATTTCCAGTCCCAACGGCCTGGCCTTCTGGTGCGTGAGCGATAATTTGCGCAAAGGCGCCGCCACCAACGCCGTGCAGATTGCCGAACTGTTGGTGCGAAGCAAGGCGCTGCAAAACGCTTGA